A genomic window from Chrysoperla carnea chromosome 3, inChrCarn1.1, whole genome shotgun sequence includes:
- the LOC123294535 gene encoding ADP-ribosylation factor 1: MGNMFANLFKGLFGKKEMRILMVGLDAAGKTTILYKLKLGEIVTTIPTIGFNVETVEYKNISFTVWDVGGQDKIRPLWRHYFQNTQGLIFVVDSNDRERIGEARDELMRMLAEDELRDAVLLIFANKQDLPNAMNAAEITDKLGLHSLRNRNWYIQATCATSGDGLYEGLDWLSNQLKNANR, from the exons ATGGGGAATATGtttgcaaatttatttaaaggccTTTTTGGCAAAAAGGAAATGCGGATATTGATGGTAGGATTAGATGCTGCTGGTAAAACTACGATTCTTTATAAACTCAAATTAGGAGAAATTGTAACAACTATTCCTACAATTG gTTTTAATGTGGAAACCGtagagtataaaaatataagcttCACTGTATGGGACGTAGGTGGTCAAGACAAGATTCGTCCATTATGGCGGCACTATTTCCAAAATACTCAGGGATTGATCTTTGTCGTAGACAGTAATGATAGAGAACGTATTGGAGAAGCAAGAGACGAATTAATGAGAATGCTAGCCGAAGATGAACTTAGAGATGCAGTTTTACTTATATTTGCAAACAAACAG GATTTGCCAAACGCAATGAATGCAGCAGAAATCACGGACAAATTGGGATTACATTCGCTCAGAAACCGCAACTGGTATATTCAAGCAACGTGTGCTACAAGTGGTGATGGTTTATATGAAGGTTTAGACTGGCTTTCCAACCAGTTAAAGAATGCCAATCGTTAA
- the LOC123294533 gene encoding tRNA (cytosine(72)-C(5))-methyltransferase NSUN6: protein MSYPENPFDENFDVKEILAIHSDEQNADNLSNEHEDKLNKLLLWICSSPKISSIRFNKLLTSKDQLINILTEKILANKYIEIAPKIYEHPSLPDVIIVEKLTKYTDELDKNLNEVIVDPICGAAILRGSHIFAPGVLGLLSASQIGDKVSIYADLTGECKRGYLKKFENPGKVFIGNGILHQSRKEIFENNAEPKGLAVEVIGTISYCPPIDDKELWKYGAILQNLPSIVCGHVLNPQRNDIILDMCAAPGNKTTHLATIINNQGTIIALDKNKSKIDSLKERCKIFFSRCVEVYHFDATEAVVVDNEINPSGKLNLVPPFNKETFDKILLDVPCSALGQRPQLRNKITNKELKSYVSLQRKIFRAGVDLLKTNGHLVYSTCTITLAENEGMVAWALKTFSCLKLIPAVPKIGGSGWKISSLTTEQCDNLQRFSYQDENCDSVGFFIAHFEKIEINNPQ, encoded by the exons ATGTCTTATCCTGAAAATccttttgatgaaaatttcgaTGTGAAGGAAATATTAGCAATTCATTCGGATGAACAAAACGCAGATAACCTTTCAAACGAGCACGAG gataaattaaataaattattgttgtgGATTTGTTCATCTCCTAAAATTAGTTCAATTCGATTTAATAAGCTTCTCACATCCAAAGATCAGCTTATTAATATTCTTACagaaaag attttagcaaataaatatattgaaattgcTCCTAAAATTTATGAACATCCCTCGCTGCCTGACGTTATCATTGTTGAAAAGTTAACAAAATATACTGACGAACTAGATAAGAATTTAAACGAAGTCATTGTTGATCCAATTTGTGGCGCTGCTATATTAAGAGGTTCTCATATATTTGCTCCAGGAGTTTTAGGCTTATTATCAG CCAGTCAAATTGGAGACAAGGTTAGTATTTACGCGGATCTTACAGGTGAATGTAAAAGaggctatttaaaaaaattcgaaaatccgGGGAAAGTTTTTATTGGAAATGGGATTTTACATCAAAGTAggaaagaaatatttgaaaataatgctgaaccaaa GGGTTTGGCAGTAGAAGTAATAGGAACGATTTCATATTGTCCTCCAATAGATGATAAAGAATTATGGAAGTATGGTGCAATATTGCAAAATTTACCATCGATAGTATGTGGACACGTATTAAATCCTCAAcgtaatgatattattttggatATGTGTGCAGCTCCTGGAAATAAAACTACCCATTTAgctacaataataaataatcag GGCACAATTATTGCTCTggataaaaataagtcaaaaatagACAGCTTAAAAGAACgctgcaaaatatttttttcgcgTTGCGTTGAAGTTTATCATTTTGATGCAACTGAAGCTGTAGTAGTTGATAATGAAATCAATCCAtctggaaaattaaatttagtacctccatttaataaagaaacttttgataaaatattattagacgTACCTTGCAGTGCCTTAGGACAGCGTCCacaattaagaaataaaattacgaataaagaattaaaatcttATGTGTCGTTGCAAAGGAAAATTTTCAGAGCG gGTGTCGATTTATTAAAAACGAATGGTCATTTAGTTTACAGTACTTGTACTATTACATTAGCAGAAAATGAAGGAATGGTTGCATGGGCCTTGAAAACATTTTCGTGTTTAAAACTAATACCAGCTGTTCCCAAAATTGGTGGTTCTGGTTGGAAAATATCTTCCCTAACAACAGAACAATGTGATAACCTTCAACGATTTTCTTATCAAGATGAAAATTGCGACAGTGTTGGattttttatagctcattttgaaaaaattgaaataaataatccaCAATGA